The DNA sequence CAGTGCATGACCCTGGGGTTCCCAACGTCGAAGAGCCCGGTGGGACGAGGGCACAGTGCCCACAACCGTGTTCGAGCGCGTGATCACCGACGGCGCTGCTGGCTTCGCAGGCTCCGCGGGGGCCGCACCGATCAACGTGCGGCCGCTGCGGCGCAACGTTCTGATGGCGGCCCTACCGATCGGCGTCGCGGTGGTCGAGGCCGCGGCCCGCTCCAGCGCCCTGTCGTCGGCGCGCGCCGCCCAGGCCATCGGGCGCCCGGTGCTCGCCCTCCCCGGCCCGGTGACCTCGGCCTGCTCGGTGGGCTGCCACGGTCTCCTCGCCAGCGGTGGGGTCCGGTTGGTCACCGGCGCCTCCGACGTCCTGTCGGCCCTCACCGCCCGGTCGGCCTGATGAGGTCGCCCCGCACCTTCCCCGGCCGGCCAGCAGCCGGCCGGGGAAGGCCGGCGGGGCCGAGTCGTGCTCCTTCCCGCAAGCAGAACGACGGGCTTGCCTTTTGTGAGAGGCGGGCCCGTCGTGGGGCGAGGTGGTCGGCTAGGACGAGCGGCTAGGCCGCCTTGCGCAGGGTGTCGACGAGAGCCAGGCTCGCGGCCACCGCCGTCTGGGCGGCGACCAGGGACTCCCGGAGCTGGTCCAAGGTCTGCGCGCCCGGCACGGGCTGGGGCGCCGTGTAGGGCTTCACCAGCACCCACCGGCGCGTGGGTGCCATCCGGGTCTCGACGAAGCCCTCGTCTTTCAGGGGCTGAATCGCGTCCCTGACGGTCTGCACTCCTCCTACGTCGAAGAGGTTGCCCAGGGCGCCGATGGTGGGCAGCTCCTCTCCGACCTTTAGCTGAGGCAGCACTTCCTCCCGGAGGTACGCGGTGATCTTGCGGTGGACGGGCTCGGTCCTGGTCATGCCATCACCATAACAGTGAGTTGGTGAGGTTAGCCAGAGGGCGGCAGTGAGGAGGTCAGCGCTTGGCCTGTCGGCGGTTCACTGGACCGGTGATCTTCGAGCCTCGTGCCTCCGACCTCGAGCTGGTCGACGTCGAGAACGCGCTGCTGCGCGCCGCCGTGGGGGACTACGCCCTCGAGGCCGCGGTCCTGCTGCTGGCCAACGGCGGTCACTGGCTGCCGCTGCTGCAGGCCGCCGGCCTCATCGACCTCGAGCCGGACCCGGCTGGAGGCGAGACCTGGGCGCAGGTGCGGTGGGACGACGCCCGGAGCGCCCTGCAGGCCGGCACCGTCGCCGGCGACGACGGCCAGGAGCTGCTGCTGCGCGCCGCTGGGAGCCTCGCGGACGGCCAGCCGGTCGACCTGGGCGACCTGACCGGTGACCTTGACCAGGCGAGCCTCCAGCTGTTGCTGGCCGCCCTCGCGCACGCCGCCGGCAGCCACGACCAGGAGGACCCCGATGTCCCCCATTTCGGGGAGCCGCTGTCACCGCTGGTGGCCTGGCCCGCTCGAGGGTGACCAGACTCGACCCGTGCCCTGCCGCCCCGGCCGTCGGTGCGGCCGCTGCCGGAGTTCGCTGGCACCGCACGCACCGGCACGGTGCTCAGCGCCGACTTGCAGGCGCGCCTGGAGGCCTACGTCCTGGAGTCCTACGCCGGCGGCCGGTTGCTGCGCGAGATCGCCGAGCTGGTCGACCGCTCCCAGACCGCCGTCCGGCGAGTGCTGGACAAGCACCACGTGACACACCGGCCCTCCGGTT is a window from the Modestobacter marinus genome containing:
- a CDS encoding helix-turn-helix domain-containing protein yields the protein MLSADLQARLEAYVLESYAGGRLLREIAELVDRSQTAVRRVLDKHHVTHRPSGSRPLAER
- a CDS encoding GntR family transcriptional regulator, translating into MTRTEPVHRKITAYLREEVLPQLKVGEELPTIGALGNLFDVGGVQTVRDAIQPLKDEGFVETRMAPTRRWVLVKPYTAPQPVPGAQTLDQLRESLVAAQTAVAASLALVDTLRKAA
- a CDS encoding DNA-processing protein DprA translates to MFERVITDGAAGFAGSAGAAPINVRPLRRNVLMAALPIGVAVVEAAARSSALSSARAAQAIGRPVLALPGPVTSACSVGCHGLLASGGVRLVTGASDVLSALTARSA